In Streptomyces sp. RFCAC02, the following proteins share a genomic window:
- a CDS encoding NAD(P)H-hydrate dehydratase, producing MRTAYRVETVRAAERALMAALPGGTLMARAAAGLAAVVARRLGRRRYGARVVLLVGGGDNGGDALYAGARLARRGTAVTAVLLRPDRAHAGGLAALRAAGGRTTGADAPGTGPLLARADLVVDGITGIGGRGGLRPDAAALVARVAAAGVPVVAVDLPSGVDADSGEVRGEAVRAAVTVTFGAYKPGLLIDPGSAYAGEVLLVDIGLGPHLPPEADAVALSDADVAALLPRPSGESDKYRRGVVGVVAGSERYPGAAVLAVAGALRGGAGAVRYAGPAAHAVVGRHPETLVSDGPPHRAGRVQAWVVGPGVGEDPDAAERVGEVLASDVPVLIDADGLRGLDPDRLRARTAPTLITPHAGEAARLLGADRADVEASRLASARELAARYGVTALLKGSTTVVADPAGRVRVNTTGTPWLATAGTGDVLSGLTGALLATGLSPLDAASTGAHLHGLAGSLAPVPPTASTVAEALPAAWRRVGAHDTGKADVSRTG from the coding sequence ATGAGGACTGCGTACCGGGTGGAGACCGTACGGGCGGCGGAGCGCGCGCTGATGGCCGCGTTGCCCGGGGGAACACTGATGGCGCGGGCGGCCGCCGGGCTCGCCGCCGTCGTCGCGCGGCGGCTCGGGCGCCGGCGGTACGGCGCGCGGGTGGTGCTGCTCGTCGGCGGCGGCGACAACGGGGGCGACGCGCTGTACGCGGGCGCCCGCCTCGCCCGGCGCGGCACGGCCGTCACCGCCGTCCTCCTGCGGCCCGACCGCGCGCACGCGGGAGGGCTCGCGGCGCTCCGGGCGGCGGGCGGCCGTACCACCGGCGCGGACGCGCCCGGCACGGGACCGCTGCTCGCGCGGGCCGACCTCGTCGTGGACGGCATCACCGGCATCGGCGGACGCGGCGGGCTGCGCCCCGACGCCGCCGCGCTAGTCGCACGGGTGGCGGCGGCGGGCGTGCCCGTGGTGGCGGTCGACCTGCCGAGCGGGGTGGACGCGGACAGCGGCGAGGTGCGGGGCGAGGCCGTACGGGCCGCGGTGACCGTGACGTTCGGCGCGTACAAGCCGGGGCTGCTGATCGACCCGGGCAGCGCGTACGCCGGTGAGGTGCTGCTCGTGGACATCGGGCTCGGGCCGCACCTGCCGCCGGAGGCGGACGCGGTGGCGCTGTCCGACGCGGACGTGGCGGCGCTGCTGCCGCGGCCCTCGGGGGAGAGCGACAAGTACCGGCGGGGGGTGGTCGGCGTGGTCGCCGGCTCGGAGCGCTACCCGGGCGCGGCCGTCCTCGCGGTGGCCGGGGCGCTGCGCGGCGGCGCGGGCGCGGTGCGGTACGCGGGGCCCGCGGCGCACGCGGTGGTCGGCCGCCATCCGGAGACGCTCGTCTCGGACGGGCCGCCGCACCGCGCGGGGCGGGTGCAGGCGTGGGTCGTCGGCCCGGGCGTCGGCGAGGACCCGGACGCGGCGGAGCGGGTCGGCGAGGTCCTGGCGTCGGACGTGCCGGTGCTGATCGACGCGGACGGCCTGCGCGGCCTCGACCCGGACCGGCTGCGCGCCAGGACCGCGCCGACCCTGATCACCCCGCACGCGGGCGAGGCGGCACGCCTGCTCGGCGCGGACCGGGCGGACGTGGAGGCGTCCCGCCTGGCCTCGGCACGGGAACTCGCGGCGCGCTACGGAGTGACGGCACTGCTCAAGGGCTCCACCACGGTCGTCGCGGACCCGGCGGGCCGCGTCCGCGTCAACACGACGGGCACGCCGTGGCTGGCGACGGCGGGCACGGGCGACGTGCTGTCGGGCCTGACGGGCGCTCTGCTGGCGACGGGCCTGTCACCCCTGGACGCGGCGTCGACGGGCGCGCACCTGCACGGCCTCGCGGGCTCGCTCGCCCCGGTGCCGCCGACGGCGTCGACGGTGGCCGAGGCACTCCCCGCCGCGTGGCGGCGGGTCGGGGCTCACGACACGGGGAAGGCGGACGTGTCGAGGACCGGGTAG
- the alr gene encoding alanine racemase, with protein MNEHSPEGSGRLRADIDLTALRANVRSLRGRLTGGAGLMAVVKADAYGHGLVPCARAAREAGADWLGVATPGEALALRAAGDRGRLLCWLWTPDAPWLRAIEADVDVSVSAPWDLAAAVAAAREAGRTARVHLKIDTGLGRSGCPPREWPGLVAAARAAETSGAITVTGLWSHFACADEPGHPSIAAQRAVFEDALAVAARAGLDPEVRHFANSPATLTLPEAHYDLVRTGISVYGLSPSPDVGSAADLGLRPVMTLRAALAGVKRVPGGHGVSYGHEYLTPGETTLALVPAGYADGIPRHASGSGPVLVAGKWRTVTGRVAMDQFVVDLGGDTAEAGDEAILFGPGDRGEPTAEDWARAAGTIGYEIVTRIGSRVPRVHHGVSGATGT; from the coding sequence GTGAACGAGCACTCACCAGAAGGAAGCGGGCGGTTGCGGGCGGATATCGATCTGACCGCGCTGCGCGCCAACGTCCGGTCCCTGCGCGGACGGCTCACCGGCGGCGCCGGTCTGATGGCCGTCGTGAAGGCCGACGCGTACGGGCACGGGCTCGTGCCGTGCGCTCGCGCCGCCCGCGAGGCGGGGGCCGACTGGCTCGGTGTCGCCACCCCCGGTGAGGCCCTCGCGCTGCGTGCCGCCGGCGACCGCGGCCGGCTCCTGTGCTGGCTGTGGACGCCGGACGCCCCCTGGCTGCGGGCGATCGAGGCGGACGTGGACGTGTCCGTCAGCGCCCCGTGGGACCTGGCCGCCGCCGTCGCGGCGGCACGCGAGGCCGGGCGCACCGCCCGGGTGCACCTGAAGATCGACACCGGTCTCGGCCGCAGCGGCTGCCCGCCGCGCGAGTGGCCCGGCCTGGTCGCCGCCGCACGGGCCGCCGAGACGTCCGGCGCGATCACCGTCACCGGCCTGTGGTCGCACTTCGCCTGCGCCGACGAGCCGGGCCACCCCTCGATCGCCGCGCAGCGGGCCGTGTTCGAGGACGCGCTGGCCGTCGCCGCCCGCGCCGGGCTCGACCCCGAGGTGCGGCACTTCGCCAACTCCCCGGCCACCCTCACCCTGCCGGAGGCGCACTACGACCTGGTGCGCACCGGCATCTCGGTCTACGGCCTGTCGCCGTCGCCCGACGTGGGCAGCGCCGCGGACCTCGGACTGCGGCCCGTCATGACGCTGCGCGCGGCGCTCGCCGGCGTGAAACGCGTCCCGGGCGGGCACGGGGTGAGTTACGGACACGAGTACCTGACGCCCGGTGAGACCACGCTCGCGCTGGTCCCCGCCGGGTACGCGGACGGCATCCCCCGGCACGCGTCGGGCAGCGGCCCGGTGCTCGTGGCCGGGAAGTGGCGGACCGTCACCGGGCGGGTCGCCATGGACCAGTTCGTCGTGGACCTCGGCGGGGACACCGCTGAGGCCGGCGACGAGGCGATCCTCTTCGGCCCGGGCGACCGGGGCGAGCCGACCGCCGAGGACTGGGCACGGGCCGCCGGGACCATCGGGTACGAGATCGTCACCCGCATCGGGTCCCGCGTCCCCCGCGTCCACCACGGCGTGTCCGGAGCGACGGGAACGTGA
- a CDS encoding alpha/beta hydrolase, which produces MAGAALGAVATTVAAHRLTASRSVRREALAALDAAGPYGTLRGTPGTVTADDGTELYYEIDEPGPAPRPAGDGAGGPVAAPLTVPAPRAAGSARPRRRAARRRPTVVFCHGYCLGQDVWHFQRAALRGAARAVYWDQRGHGRSGRGPVGGPVATGLLGRDLKAVLDATVPEGPVVLVGHSMGGMTVMALAEQFPDYVAERVAGIALIGTSAGRLAEVTYGLPASAARAVRVVLPGLLRTLGARQGLVDRGRRAAGELYSGVVRRYAFGRPDDVDPGVARFAERLLESVPVEVVAEFYPAFAEHDTTRALPVLAGLAADLPVLVMVGERDEVTPPAHSERIAAGLPHAEFARLPDAGHLLLLEAPDQVNERLGALLARSIPSHEPAV; this is translated from the coding sequence ATGGCCGGAGCGGCGCTCGGCGCGGTCGCCACCACGGTGGCCGCGCACCGGCTGACCGCGAGCCGTTCGGTACGCCGTGAGGCGCTGGCCGCGCTGGACGCCGCGGGTCCCTACGGCACGCTGCGCGGCACCCCGGGCACCGTCACGGCGGACGACGGCACCGAGCTGTACTACGAGATCGACGAGCCCGGACCCGCGCCCCGGCCGGCGGGCGACGGCGCGGGCGGGCCGGTCGCCGCGCCGCTGACCGTCCCAGCGCCCAGGGCCGCGGGGTCCGCCCGGCCGCGGCGCCGGGCCGCGCGCCGCCGGCCGACCGTCGTCTTCTGCCACGGCTACTGCCTCGGGCAGGACGTGTGGCACTTCCAGCGGGCGGCGCTGCGCGGCGCCGCGCGGGCCGTGTACTGGGACCAGCGCGGGCACGGCCGGTCCGGGCGCGGCCCCGTGGGCGGGCCGGTCGCGACCGGGCTGCTGGGCCGCGACCTGAAGGCCGTCCTCGACGCGACGGTGCCGGAGGGACCCGTGGTGCTGGTGGGGCACTCGATGGGCGGCATGACGGTGATGGCGCTCGCGGAGCAGTTCCCCGACTACGTGGCGGAACGCGTCGCCGGCATCGCGCTCATCGGCACGTCGGCCGGCCGGCTCGCCGAGGTCACCTACGGCCTCCCGGCGTCCGCCGCGCGCGCGGTGCGCGTCGTGCTGCCGGGACTGCTGCGGACGCTCGGCGCGCGCCAGGGCCTCGTGGACCGGGGGCGCCGCGCGGCGGGCGAGCTGTACAGCGGCGTGGTGCGGCGGTACGCGTTCGGCAGGCCGGACGACGTGGACCCGGGGGTGGCGCGGTTCGCCGAGCGGCTGCTCGAATCCGTCCCCGTCGAGGTCGTGGCCGAGTTCTACCCGGCCTTCGCGGAGCACGACACGACCCGCGCGCTGCCGGTCCTCGCCGGTCTCGCGGCGGACCTGCCGGTGCTCGTGATGGTCGGCGAGCGCGACGAGGTGACACCGCCCGCGCACAGCGAGCGGATCGCCGCCGGACTGCCGCACGCCGAGTTCGCCCGCCTCCCGGACGCCGGGCACCTGCTGCTGCTCGAAGCCCCCGACCAGGTCAACGAGCGTCTCGGCGCGCTGCTGGCGCGTAGCATCCCGTCCCATGAACCTGCTGTCTGA
- the tsaE gene encoding tRNA (adenosine(37)-N6)-threonylcarbamoyltransferase complex ATPase subunit type 1 TsaE has translation MNLLSETVSRTLQGPDAMRDLGRGIAGLLRAGDLVLLTGELGAGKTTLTRGIGEGLGVRGAVTSPTFVIARVHPSLTGGPALVHVDAYRLDGGLEEMEDLDLDVALPESVVVVEWGEGRVEELSDDRLHVVIDRSGTGGDDVRRVTLTGVGDRWAGTRLPD, from the coding sequence ATGAACCTGCTGTCTGAGACCGTCTCCCGCACCCTCCAAGGACCCGACGCGATGCGGGATCTGGGGCGCGGGATCGCCGGGCTGCTGCGGGCGGGCGACCTGGTCCTCCTGACGGGTGAACTGGGCGCCGGCAAGACGACGCTCACCCGGGGCATCGGCGAAGGGCTCGGCGTGCGGGGCGCGGTCACGTCGCCGACGTTCGTCATCGCGCGGGTCCACCCGTCGCTCACCGGCGGCCCCGCCCTCGTGCACGTGGACGCGTACCGGCTGGACGGCGGCCTGGAGGAGATGGAGGACCTCGACCTGGACGTGGCGCTGCCGGAGTCGGTCGTCGTGGTCGAGTGGGGCGAGGGCCGGGTCGAGGAGCTGTCGGACGACCGGCTGCACGTCGTGATCGACCGCAGCGGCACGGGCGGCGACGACGTGCGCCGGGTCACCCTCACGGGCGTCGGCGACCGCTGGGCCGGGACGCGCCTGCCGGACTGA